TCCAGCGCCAGGTGGGCGTCGAGCACCGCGTCCGAGATCTGGTCGCACATCTTGTCGGGATGGCCCTCCGACACCGATTCCGAGGTGAAGACAAAGTCCTTGTTAGTCATGGATAATGCCTGTTCGACCCTTTCCGTTTCGTCCTGTTCCAGTTCCGCGAAAGACCCGGCTGCGGACGGTTTGCAACCAAGCCACGTCAGTCGCTTTCGCGAAACTTGTCCTCCACGAGTTGCTCGATGGCGAGCATGGCCTCGTGGGCGTCCTCACCGCGGGTTTCGACCCGGATCTTGCTTCCCTTGGCCGCTCCCAGAGTCAGGACGCCCATGATGCTCCGGCCATTGACGACGGTGTCGTCCTTGGAGATCTTGACCTCCGAGGAGAACTGGTTGACGGTCTGCACGAACAACGCCGAGGCGCGCGCGTGCATCCCGAGGCGGTTTTTGATTTCGAGCTTCCTCTTAACGCGGTGCATGGGTCATCTGTCAACGTCCCGGTGCCGCAACTGAATGCGCCATGGGCTCCCATCCAAACGCCGCGCGAACTCGGCGGCGAGCACCACCGACCGATGCCTCCCGCCGGTGCAGCCGAAGGCCACGGTCAGGTTGCTCTTGCCCTCGCGCTCATAGCTGGGCAGCGTGAAATCGAGCAGCGCGCTCATGCGCTCGACGAAAGCGGGGGTCTCCGCCCG
The sequence above is drawn from the Deltaproteobacteria bacterium genome and encodes:
- a CDS encoding HPr family phosphocarrier protein; the encoded protein is MHRVKRKLEIKNRLGMHARASALFVQTVNQFSSEVKISKDDTVVNGRSIMGVLTLGAAKGSKIRVETRGEDAHEAMLAIEQLVEDKFRESD